TATATTGACGCGTATACTGCTCGTTTTTCTTAGATGGAGAGAAGTATGCAGTTGTGGAATGAGACCGGGTCACCTTTTAGGAGGCCTAGCgtttttgatttttgaatgctTATAATACTGATGCCGTGACTATATACTACTACATATATTGACATCTATATCTATATCACGTACAGGAAGAGTCTGGAGGCAACGGAAACAAGTCTGGACCAGAGCATCCCAGTGATGTCACAAGAAAATTTCCAGCCCCTCGTGACCAGCTGCATACATAGAGGCAAGCatatagaaaaagaaatatagaatacagataaaataataaatagcgAGCTGAACCCTACAGCcaaaaaacataaataataCATGGCGAATCTCTCTGCCTCTCCTTTTCATCTAGTTTCTTTGTAGAGGTCTGAGCCGAGTCGCGGTCATGATTCAAAGCCCTTTGCCCTCCCCAATCCCAGGCCAAGAATCACAAACAAAGAAATGGGAGGTAGCTAGATCTCACTAATCTCGCCTTCCCGGCAAACGCGCACATCAATTGTCATCGTCTTATTTCCCTTCTTCCCATCCCTCGGCGACGACATCACCCTGCAGCAATTCCTCCTCGGCGACTGTCCATTTCACAAACAACAAGGGCAACAAGCATTTCATCAAACACTATTAACCATAATATGTACTTAACCAAGCTGAGCCAAACACCGAAGTTATTCTATAATATATACTAATTACCCTGTCCCAGAGCGAGGGGTCGGGCTTCTTGTAGACGACGATGCGGTCGACGAAGGCGGAGGGGTCGTCCATCTTCCAGCGGCACGCCGGGTGGACCTCGCGGTGGCGCTCGTACACGGTGACGGTGGTGCGGCGGGGAGCGTCGTAGCGGGCGGAGGAGAGGTAGTAGACGAAAGGCCTCTGACAGGGATTGCGAGCCACGGGCCGGGTATTGAAGGGGTAGGCCGTGTAGTCGGCGCGGCGGTACCAGTTGAGGAAGGTCCGCGCAGGCAACTCCATCTCCCGGGGCGACATCACCCCCCGCACCAGCTGCACGACGAAGCCCCACGAGACGGAGACCGTCCAGAGGTGGTCGGCTTCGTAGCAGACGGACTGCTGGAAGATGGCCGCGGAGTCGAGCCGGATGGGCCCGTCGAAAAGGCGGCGGACCGCGGCGGCGCGGGAGGAAATGCCGGGGAAGACGGGCTGGACGACGTCGAGGTGGTGAAGGGAGACGAGCGGGACCACGGGGTGGGCCGCGAGGAGACCCAGGAGGTCGCCGTAGACGTCGTACTGGTGGAAGCCCGGGTGGCGGGTGAGGGGGACGCCCAGCTCGGCCATGCAGGCCTGGATGCGGTCGTCGCTGCCGTAGAGGGCCGGGTAGCGGTGGAGGCAGCGGTCCTGCATGCGGGCGAGGGCGGCGGCGAGGGGGCGGCTGATGGCGAACCCCCCGCCGCCGTAGGCCATGGCGTAGGAGAAGTAGATGTTCTGGAGGTGACTCTCGGAGATGGAACCGATGTAGTAGGGCTGGCGATGGTCGAACTGGGAGAGGACGCGGACGAGGTTGTCCGGGACGAAGACGGTGTCGTCGTCGCCCATGACGAACCACCGGACGTTCTCGAGGCCGAGGCGGTAGGTCTCGGAGACGATGCGGGAGATGCGGATAGCGGAGCGGCTGCCCTTCCGGTGGGTGTAGGGGAAGCGGGCGGTGTCGCCGGAGAGCTTGAGGGCGGGGAGCCCGGTGGCGGCTGCGGAGTTGTCGAGCTCCTTCACCGGCTTGTCGAGCCAGACGAAACCCCGCATCTGGCGGGGCCGCCACCAGAGCTTGATGTAGTCCTTGCGCCGGTCCCAGAGGTTGGCGGAAGCCGCGATCCCGAACACAATGTGCTGGAGCCCTGTGGGCGCCGCGGCCCTGGTGATGGTGGTGGCCGTGTGGGGAGGACGGACGGAGATATTAGAGGAGGAAAGGTGGAGGAGCGGGTCGGcgacggcggaggaggaggtggtggtggagcAGGGGAGTTGGCGGTGAGAAaggggagaggaggagaggagattgATAGTATAGAGGAAGTagatggaggagatgaagaCGAGGAGGCAGATCATGAACCGGGGGATGAACATGGGACGGTTGGAAGGCTTGCCGCTGGTGGCGAGGATGCCCCATATGAGAGGGGCCTTATTGTTGGTGGTGGGGGTCATTGGGTGGTATCCATCAGAGCCATCCTTCATCCCTTCTCCGGCTTTCATAGCTCTTGCTCCTCTCGCCTCCTCCACCGCTCCTCTCGCTGTTTCCTCTTGGGTTcctattttcttgttttttgttttAGGGGAAGAAGCGCATACGGATCGAGGAGGGAAATTAGGAGAAGGGGAGGTTTGTTCCGGATCCTACCTCATCTAATATCATGATGTGTCGGTCGGCCTCACGACGTCAAGAGGACACGGCACGGGCATGGAATCATAAACGAAtcaggaagagaagagaagacgaCGACGATGACGGGGATTGTTGGGATTGAGCGAGAGATATTATATAGATTGAGAGGTTAGAGTTAGGAGGCGGACGCAGGAGGAGGGGCATGGATCTGTCCCGgttccgctctctctctctctctctctctctctctctctctctctcttcctctatcACTAAATTTACGACGCgctctccaaaagctcccccaaaccgGCCTAAATCTACACTTCCATAAGCTCAAGTCTACCATTCGTCAACACATCAAGTTTGTTTAAATGTCTGCATTGATGGGCTTTGTCACACGACACGGCGGGGGATCGGGGATCAACGAACGATAAGAGTTAAAGCTGTTCGGCCTTCCATGTAATGTAAGAGGATCCCGCTGATCGTTGTTACTATTTTTATCAAGAGAAATAGTAAATTAACATCAGCTGGGTGAAGTAAAGATTCTTTCAAAATAACCTTTTTTAATGAAACAAAGTTCGTATGAGCAAGATGATTTGCACGTGATGCAACCCCCCGGGAGCCTGCTATAGGCGCATGGTAGTATCTCTGTGCTCCGCCAACACAAGTCTCTAGTATTAGTGGACGAGGTGGTGGGACATGTACACGTGTTGCCCGACAAGCAGCAGATTTGACAGGCTAAAAGCTAATTCTATAATCCTTGGGATGGGGAGGTTTAACATTTTCTGTGAAGGTGCCTTTTTTTGAATGATTTACCATGGAAGGGTAACAGAATAGATCTTTGAAGGGGAGTACAGTTTTAGCtttaggattaaaaaaaaagagagaaaaaggcctAGAAGATAAATGAGTTAAATTAGAGATGGTAACTTTGTCATATTGAATCAGTTTGGGTACCACAACTTCTTAAACATACACCAGCAGCAATTCTGCCTTCTTAATCAGAAAAGGATAAAAAGAAAACGAAATAAATGCCTGTGCATTCATGAGGTTTCATGCTGAAGGGCCAATgcatttgtaccaaaaaaaaaaaaaaaaggccaatgCATTATTGGACTTCGATGTGCAAATTTCCCACGCCATGTGGACCTTAACCCCAAAACTGCAAAGTGGAACCATCCCAACCGAAGACTTGGTTGGTACAAACTAAAATTGGAGAAGTCCAGTTGAGGAGTTGCACCTCCACAGCTCCACTTGGTTGGTGCATATGATAAGAGGTCTCCCCACTTCAGATAAAAGTTAGAAATTACACCTTCCCAAGCCAAATAACGAATTCATAACTCAAATTAAGTATCTCTTTGCAGTCCAGTTCAGACCCGTACTTCACAAGCCAACGCAATATACCAAGGAGGTAACGCACTTCCTTCGTCTGGGCTGAAACAGACACCTTTTCCGACGTTGGACACACTTCTAATGAGATCTTTCGGATATAACGAAAAGTTACCTCCAAGTAACCATAGTCCTACAGTAATGAGTTCATGTTGGCCGCTTCGTCGGCTGGGCAGTGATCAAACTTATTTTCTGGTACCAGGGTTATTAGGCCCATAGGATAACATTTTTTAACCATGTTTCGGGGACATCCAGTCTACTCCGTTAGGAGATGGAAAGCTAATGTTGACAAAAAGATTGAGAACCAAAAGGTTCATCTTCTATCCTTGATGCTTCATTTTATCAAATTCCTCCCTTCCTACAAGGGAAACCAGCAAGCGAATGCTAGAAGCAAGCCTCAATTCAGACTCATTGAACGGTAGTGTGCAAGCTCAAAAGGCACAATCTAAAGCTCCCAATAGCTACAAAAAGGATGTCCATATTACACACTGAAAGTGAGACATCAATCAACATAGTCAAGAAATGGTAAATGCATCATGTTAATTCTTAAAAGATAAGAAACTTGACATGCATTTTTCTGATAAAGTTAGGGTACCTCGCGGAAGAGTCCCTGAGTTGgtcttttcttctttgctgcAAATCATCAATGAGCCAAGAAGCATCATTGAGTCCCAGTGAAGTAGCAAAATTCTCATGTGGGACCTGCAGAATCGGTATTATAGCTCTTTCAGCTTTTGCTTCTCCATGAGTGGCAGTTTTCTACCTTTGCAAAGACATCATCAAGCATCAGGCCCATCATTGCACCATAACAAATATCACAAGCCCATCATGTGTCAAAAGTAAATAATATCATGATATTTAACAAGGAAGGCGTAAGAAATTAAATTCGTATGGTATCTAAAGAGAAAAATGCCATGATGATCAACTCATTGAAAGAAATCGAGTTTCAGTCACAGCTGGAAGTTTGAGTATCCGCTGTAAAAATCTAATTAAAATAATGCCTTGTTtttcaagagagagagaaatgtaCGCACCCAGCTTAAACATTATAAGATGACGAAgataacttttattaattatgCAAAACAATTTCGCATATTATATCtttctaaatataaaaataactgAAACTAATAGTTGTACATCGATCAAGCATTATTAAGAAAttataataaaagaaaacagcAAGATGGGCCCAAATCAACTCTAGTAATAGGAAAAATGCCTTGGTGCAAATAAGCTTATGAGTTGTCTAAACAAAAGAGAGATTGTGAATTGTAATTTTgctgagaagaagagaaagaggctcCAGTTAAAATTGATGAAAAAATGCTGATGTAGCTGGCAGTACTCATGCTAGGTAGTGTGAGCTGCcaattcacaaaaaaaaaaaaaaaaaatgatggaaaAAAGGGTTTACGAAGAATAACATTGTTAACTGTTGCCATTTGGTGCGAACATTGCCCTAACATTTTGATAATTAGCAAAAACATAATCTTTGAACCTATGGAAGTCGGAACATTATTGTAAACAATCATCTCGAGCCAATCAGTaaaagatgtaaaacaataatcTAATTTGAAGTGTTGCAAAAACATTATTACATGAAAACTTAGAAAGTGAGGGAAATCTGTCAGAGGTGTTGATATTAGCCACCTCCTTGAACATGTACATTCTACTATCCTAATCTTGCTGAAAGATAAATAAGAAATCGGACTAAGCCATCAGACAAATGTTCCCAAGAGGGCCCTACCCTTACTACATTGTAGTTTAGGGGCCTAAGTTAGATCCATCATTCAGAATTTTCCATCATTTAGAATTATGTAAGAGAGGGAGGCCAATGAACCACCATCCATCTTTTAAACCATAGATACTAGTTTAGGAACCTAAGTTTGTTTCATTATTACTGTTTCTCAGACAATAGATACTTGGTATGACATGAGTACTAATTGTTCAAGTTCCCCAAGTCTAAATTTTATGCACTTTTGTACAATATAAAATTGCAGAGCTATCAATATATGAAGACATCAAAATACGCCGACTACCAGACTAAGATGACCAGACAATGATACTTATCAGAGCATTTGCCTTGAGTGTTATCTCACATTTTTGATTAAACTGTGCTATCTTACATTAATAACAAAAAACGAAACAAAGATATGACACATAACTACAAGAGTCCAATATTTATAAGCTAATATATAacagacatgaaacagaaatagtCTTGCACTTGTTTCTTCCGTAGGACACTTCATCAAATTGTGCTCAGTGCAGACACTTCTCCATATCTTTTTGTGCCCGATAGAGTCATGTCATATATAATCATCTTAGAAAATTATGATTTGTCACTTTTTCCTTATGATTAGTTGTCGATGGCACGTTAAGCCTTCACCCAATCTTGGGAGCAGCACCAGGTGTGTTTTTTGTTTTCCTAGCAACTGTGAAATGCGAATGCTGATTCATGCTCATGCAAGTATTCTCATAGTATGCGAAGAGATGTAGATGGTTTcgagaaaggaaagcaagaaaGAGTTGGGAGGCGATTATTACCATCGGATATTCCCCTCCATCTCCTCTCTCCAAGGATTCGTCTTTTAGGGTTTCTTCGTTTCCATCGCTTCCGCTCTTTCCAGACGGACACCAGATTCCTTCCTTTTGACACCCTTTGCCGGCTTGGGATTTTCGGATATCCGGTCAGGACGGTCAGCGAAGAAATCCGGTCCACGGAAACCGGCTTCGCTTCCATCGCATCGCGTGCTGATACCGAGAGCAGCCGAGCGCGGTCCAAGGGCCCATGTACAGATCCTTGACCCCGTCCACGGTCCACCTAGAATGGGCCGCAGCCCGCAGGCATGATAACAAGAGGATTGTGTTGGATATTGGATTAGATGACCAGCGGATGGCTCTAATTGCA
Above is a window of Phoenix dactylifera cultivar Barhee BC4 unplaced genomic scaffold, palm_55x_up_171113_PBpolish2nd_filt_p 000750F, whole genome shotgun sequence DNA encoding:
- the LOC103699608 gene encoding uncharacterized protein LOC103699608; the encoded protein is MKAGEGMKDGSDGYHPMTPTTNNKAPLIWGILATSGKPSNRPMFIPRFMICLLVFISSIYFLYTINLLSSSPLSHRQLPCSTTTSSSAVADPLLHLSSSNISVRPPHTATTITRAAAPTGLQHIVFGIAASANLWDRRKDYIKLWWRPRQMRGFVWLDKPVKELDNSAAATGLPALKLSGDTARFPYTHRKGSRSAIRISRIVSETYRLGLENVRWFVMGDDDTVFVPDNLVRVLSQFDHRQPYYIGSISESHLQNIYFSYAMAYGGGGFAISRPLAAALARMQDRCLHRYPALYGSDDRIQACMAELGVPLTRHPGFHQYDVYGDLLGLLAAHPVVPLVSLHHLDVVQPVFPGISSRAAAVRRLFDGPIRLDSAAIFQQSVCYEADHLWTVSVSWGFVVQLVRGVMSPREMELPARTFLNWYRRADYTAYPFNTRPVARNPCQRPFVYYLSSARYDAPRRTTVTVYERHREVHPACRWKMDDPSAFVDRIVVYKKPDPSLWDRSPRRNCCRVMSSPRDGKKGNKTMTIDVRVCREGEISEI